From a single Kwoniella shandongensis chromosome 9, complete sequence genomic region:
- a CDS encoding 40S ribosomal protein uS17, whose product MAEQTEKAFQKQHLFQSAKSKGGKKIATKTKRWYKDVGLGFRTPAEAINGTYIDKKCPFTGDVSIRGRILNGVVHSTKMTNTIIIRREYLHYIPKYRRYEKRHKNLAAHCSPAFRVEIGDQVTVGQCRPLSKTVRFNVLRVSKNKAAKGFAKF is encoded by the exons ATGGCCGAGCAAACCGAGAAGGCTTTCCAAAAGCAGCACCTCTTCCAGAGCGCCAAGTCCAAGG GCGGAAAGAAGATCgctaccaagaccaagcgaTGGTATAAGGACGTCGGTCTCGGTTTCAGGACCcctgctg AGGCCATCAACGGTACTTACATTGACAAGAAGTGCCCCTTCACCGGTGACGTCTCTATCCGAGGCCGAATCCTCAACGGTGTCGTTCACTCCACCAAGATgaccaacaccatcatcatccgacGAGAGTACCTCCACTA CATCCCTAAATACCGACGATACGAAAAACGACACAAGAACCTCGCTGCCCACTGCTCTCCCGCTTTCCGTGTCGAGATCGGTGACCAGGTTACCGTTGGTCAATGCCGACCTCTCTCCAAGACCGTCCGATTCAACGTCCTCCGAGTGTCCAAGAACAAGGCCGCCAAGGGTTTCGCCAAGTTCTAA